The sequence AtatctctaccactacactgttatatctctaccagggggactacactgttatatctctaccactacactggtatatctctaccagggactacactgttatatctctaccagggactacgctgttatatctctaccagggactacgctgttatatctctaccagggactacgctgttatatctctaccactacactgttatatctctaccaggGACTACGCTGTTATATCTCTCTACCACTACACTGGTATATCTCTACCAGGgactacactgttatatctctaccactacactgttatcTCTCTACCAGGgactacactgttatatctctaccaggGACTACGCTGttatctctctacacacacacacctggggcaGCGATGGGTACTCCGTTGATGCTGGTGAGTTCCTCGGCAGGACGCTCCTCGATGACAATGTGCCGGCCGCTCTCCAGACTCAGGTCACATGACGTGCTGGGCGCCGCCACGTAGAACGGGATCCCATGGTGCTTTGCGGCGATGGCCAGCTGGTACGTGCCGATTTTGTTGGCCGTGTCACCGTTAGCAACCACCCTGTCCGCCCCTACGACAACAGCTgagacggggagagggaagagagaggaacagggggaagggagagagaagagagagaggaagagggggaaggggagagagagagagaggaagagggggaagggagagagagaaagaggaagagagagggggaagggagagagagagagagagggagagggggaagggagagacagagagagagagagagagagagagagagagagagagagggaagggagagagagagagagagagagagagagagagagagagagagagagagagagagaggaagggaaggggtagacagagagagagggaagggatagacagagagagagggaagggatagacagagagcgagagcgagagagagagagagagagagagagagaagggaagggatagacagagagagagagagagagagagaagggaagggatagacagagagagagagagagagagagagaagggaagggatagagagagagagagagagagagagagagagggaagggatagacagagagagagagagagagagagagagagaagggatagacagagagagagagaagggaagggatagacagagagagagagagagagagggaagggatagacagagagagagagagagagagagagagagagagagagagagagagagagagagagagagagagagagagagagagagagagggaagggatagacagagagtgagagagagaggaaatcaCAGTATAGTGTTAAGAGACGGATAGAACATCAAACCAGAGCAGTTattggagaaggagaagaagagagagtaaagacaggcaggcagtcagacacagtcagacaggcaggcaggcagtcagacacagtcagacaggcagtcaggAAGGCAGTCAGGAAGGCAGTCAGACAAgcagacaggcagtcaggcagtcagtcaggcaggcaggtagacaggcaggcaggcagtcacacaagcagacaggcagtcaggcaggcaggtagacgggcaggcagtcaggcagttagacaggcagtcagacaggcagtcagacaagcagacaggcagtcagtcaggcaggcaggtagacaggcaggcaggcagtcagttAGACAGGCAGTCAatcaggcagtcagacaggcaggcaggcagtcaggaaGGCAGTCAGttagacaggcagtcagacagacaggcagtcagacagacaggcagtcagacagacaggcagtcagactgTGTATACCTGTGATGCTCTTCTCTCTCATGGTGAGTGCAGCCATGCTGTCTGTGATGAGAGTAGCAGGGAAACCTTCAGCCACGGCCTCATAGGCTGTCAGTCTGGCCCCTTGGTTATAGGGTCTGGTCTCTGTACAATACATCCGCTTCAGTCTGCcgagagcatggagggaacgcaccacacctggagacacacacactggttatagtctggtactagagcatggagggaacgcaccacacctggagacacacacactggttatagtctggtactagagcatggagggaacgcaccacacctggagacacacactggttatagtctggtactagagcatggagggaacgcaccacacctggagacactggttatagtctggtactagagcatggagggaacgcaccacacctggagacactggttatagtctggtactagagcatggagggaacacaccacacctggagacactggttatagtctggtactagagcatggagggaacgcaccacacctggagacactggttatagtctggtactagagcatggagggaacacaccacacctggagacactggttatagtctggtactagagcatggagggaacgcaccacacctggagacacacactggttatagtctggtactagagcatggagggaacacaccacacctggagacacacactggttatagtctggtactagagcatggagggaacacaccacacctggagacacacactggttatagtctggtactagagcatggagggaacacaccacacctggagacacacactggttatagtctggtactagagcatggagggaacacaccacacctggagacactggttatagtctggtactagagcatggagggaacacaccacacctggagacactggttatagtctggtactagagcatggagggaacgcaccacacctggagacacacactggttatagtctggtactagagcatggagggaacgcaccacacctggagacactggttatagtctggtactagagcatggagggaacacaccacacctggagacactggttatagtctggtactagagcatggagggaacacaccacacctggagacactggttatagtctggtactagagcatggagggaacacaccacacctggagacactggttatagtctggtactagagcatggagggaacacaccacacctggagacactggttatagtctggtactagagcatggagggaacgcaccacacctggagacacacacactggttatagtctggtactagagcatggagggaacgcaccacacctggagacacacacactggttatagtctggtactagagcatggagggaacacaccacacctggagacactggttatagtctggtactagagcatggagggaacgcaccacacctggagacactggttatagtctggtactagagcatggagggaacacaccacacctggagacactggttatagtctggtactagagcatggagggaacgcaccacacctggagacacacatactggttatagtctggtactagagcatggagggaacgcaccacacctggagacactggttatagtctggtactagagcatggagggaacgcaccacacctggagacacacactggttatagtctggtactagagcatggagggaacgcaccacacctggagacacacacactggttatagtctggtactagagcatggagggaacgcaccacacctggagacacacactggttatagtctggtactagagcatggagggaacgcaccacacctggagacacacacactggttatagtctggtactagagcatggagggaacgcaccacacctggagacacacactggttatagtctggtactagagcatggagggaacgcaccacacctggagacacacactggttatagtctggtactagagcatggagggaacgcaccacacctggagacacacacactggttatagtctggtactagagcatggagggaacgcaccacacctggagacactggttatagtctggtactagagcatggagggaacacaccacacctggagacacacactggttatagtctggtactagagcatggagggaacacaccacacctggagacacacactggttatagtctggtactagagcatggagggaacgcaccacacctggagacacacactggttatagtctggtactagagcatggagggaacgcaccacacctggagacacacactggttatagtctggtactagagcatggagggaacgcaccacacctggagacacacactggttatagtctggtactagagcatggagggaacgcaccacacctggagacactggttatagtctggtactagagcatggagggaacacaccacacctggagacacacactggttatagtctggtactagagcatggagggaacgcaccacacctggagacactggttatagtctggtactagagcatggagggaacgcaccacacctggagacacacactggttatagtctggtactagagcatggagggaacgcaccacacctggagacacacactggttatagtctggtactagagcatggagggaacgcaccacacctggagacactggttatagtctggtactagagcatggagggaacgcaccacacctggagacacacactggttatagtctggtactagagcatggagggaacgcaccacacctggagacactggttatagtctggtactagagcatggagggaacgcaccacacctggagacacacactggttatagtctggtactagagcatggagggaacgcaccacacctggagacacacactggttatagtctggtactagagcatggagggaacgcaccacacctggagacacacactggttatagtctggtactagagcatggagggaacgcaccacacctggagacacacactggttatagtctggtactagagcatggaggaacgcaccacacctggagaacacacacacactggttatagtctggtactagagcatggaggaacgcaccacacctggagacactggttatagtctggtactagagcatggagggaacgcaccacacctggagacacacacactggttatagtctggtactagagcatggagggaacgcaccacacctggagacacacacactggttatagtctggtactagagcatggagggaacgcaccacacctggagacacacactggttatagtctggtactagagcatggagggaacgcaccacacctggagacacacactggttatagtctggtactagagcatggaggaacgcaccacacctggagacacacactggttatagtctggtactagagcatggagggaacgcaccacacctggagacacacactggttatagtctggtactagagcatggagggaacgcaccacacctggagacacacactggttatagtctggtactagagcatggaggaacacaccacacctggagacactggttatagtctggtactagagcatggagggaacgcaccacacctggagacactggttatagtctggtactagagcatggagggaacgcaccacacctggagacacacacactggttatagtctggtactagagcatggagggaacgcaccacacctggagacacacacactggttatagtctggtactagagcatggaggaacgcaccacacctggagacacacactggttatagtctggtactagagcatggagggaacgcaccacacctggagagacacactggttatagtctggtactagagcatggagggaacgcaccacacctggagacacacactggttatagtctggtactagagcatggagggaacacaccacacctggagacacacacactggttatagtctggtactagagcatggagggaacgcaccacacctggagacacacacactggttatagtctggtactagagcatggagggaacgcaccacacctggagacacacactggttatagtctggtactagagcatggaggaacgcaccacacctggagacacacactggttatagtctggtactagagcatggagggaacgcaccacacctggagacacacactggttatagtctggtactagagcatggaggaacgcaccacacctggagacacacactggttatagtctggtactagagcatggagggaacacaccacacctggagacacacactggttatagtctggtactagagcatggagggaacgcaccacacctggagacactggttatagtctggtactagagcatggaggaacgcaccacacctggagacacacacactggttatagtctggtactagagcatggagggaacgcaccacacctggagacacacacactggttatagtctggtactagagcatggagggaacgcaccacacctggagacacacactggttatagtctggtactagagcatggagggaacgcaccacacctggagacacacactggttatagtctggtactagagcatggagggaacgcaccacacctggagacacacactggttatagtctggtactagagcatggagggaacgcaccacacctggagacacacactggttatagtctggtactagagcatggagggaacgcaccacacctggagacacacactggttatagtctggtactagagcatggagggaacgcaccacacctggagacacacactggttatagtctggtactagagcatggagggaacgcaccacacctggagacacacactggttatagtctggtactagagcatggagggaacgcaccacacctggagacacacacactggttatagtctggtactagagcatggagggaacgcaccacacctggagacactggttatagtctggtactagagcatggagggaacgcaccacacctggagacacacacactggttatagtctggtactagagcatggagggaagagacacgcaccacacctggagaccacacacactggttatagtctggtactagagcatggagggaacgcaccacacctggagacacactggttatagtctggtactagagcatggaggaacgcaccacacctggagacacacacactggttatagtctggtactagagcatggagggaacgcaccacacctggagacacacactggttatagtctggtactagagcatggagggaacgcaccacacctggagacacacactggttatagtctggtactagagcatggagggaacgcaccacacctggagacacacacactggttatagtctggtactagagcatggagggaacacaccacacctggagacactggttatagtctggtactagagcatggagggaacgcaccacacctggagacactggttagtctggtactagagcatggagggaacgcaccacacctggagacacacacactggttatagtctggtactagagcatggagggaacgcaccacacctggagacacacacactggttatagtctggtactagagcatggagggaacgcaccacacctggagacacacactggttatagtctggtactagagcatggagggaacgcaccacacctggagacacacactggttatagtctggtactagagcatggagggaacgcaccacacctggagacacacacactggttatagtctggtactagagcatggagggaacacaccacacctggagacacacacactggttatagtctggtactagagcatggagggaacgcaccacacctggagacacacacactggttatagtctggtactagagcatggagggaacgcaccacacctggagacacacactggttatagtctggtactagagcatggaaggaacgcaccacacctggagacacacactggttatagtctggtactagagcatggagggaacgcaccacacctggagacactggttatagtctggtactagagcatggagggaacgcaccacacctggagacactggttatagtctggtactagagcatggagggaacgcaccacacctggagacacacactggttatagtctggtactagagcatggaaggaacgcaccacacctggagacacacactggttatagtctggtactagagcatggagggaacgcaccacacctggagacacacactggttatagtctggtactagagcatggagggaacgcaccacacctggagacactggttatagtctggtactagagcatggagggaacgcaccacacctggagacacacactggttatagtctggtactagagcatggagggaacacaccacacctggagacactggttatagtctggtactagagcatggagggaacgcaccacacctggagacactggttatagtctggtactagagcatggagggaacacaccacacctggagacactggttatagtctggtactagagcatggagggaacgcaccacacctggagacacacactggttatagtctggtactagagcatggagggaacacaccacacctggagacactggttatagtctggtactagagcatggagggaacacaccacacctggagacactggttatagtctggtactagagcatggagggaacgcaccccacctggagacacacactggttatagtctggtactagagcatggagggaacgcaccacacctggagacacacatactggttatagtctggtactagagcatggagggaacgcaccacacctggagacactggttatagtctggtactagagcatggagggaacgcaccacacctggagacacacatacTGGTtgtagtctggtactagagcatggagggaacgcaccacacctggagacactggttatagtctggtactagagcatggagggaacgcaccacacctggagacactggttatagtctggtactagagcatggagggaacgcaacacacctggagacacacacactggttatagtctggtactagagcatggagggaacacaccacacctggagacactggttatagtctggtactagagcatggagggaacgcaccacacctggagacactggttatagtctgggactagagcatggagggaacgcaccacacctggagacactggttatagtctggtactagagcatggagggaacacaccacacctggagacactggttatagtctggtactagagcatggagggaacgcaccacacctggagacactggttatagtctggtactagagcatggagggaacgcaccacacctggagacactggttatagtctggtactagagcatggagggaacgcaccacacctagagacactggttatagtctggtactagagcatggagggaacgcaccacacctggagacactggttatagtctggtactagagcatggagggaacacaCCACACCTagagacactggttatagtctggtactagagcatggagggaacgcaccacacctggagacacacactggttatagtctggtactagagcatggagggaacacaCCACACCTagagacactggttatagtctggtactagagcatggagggaacgcaccacacctggagacacacactggttatagtctggtactagagcatggagggaacacaccacacctggagacacacactggttatagtctggtactagagcatggagggaacgcaccacacctggagacactggttatagtctggtactagagcatggagggaatgcaccacacctggagacactggttatagtctggtactagagcatggagggaacgcaccacacctggagacacacacactggttatagtctggtactagagcatggagggaacgcaccacacctggagacactgcttatagtctggtactagagcacagagacacactggttatagtctggtactagagcccagacacactggttatagtctggtactagagcccagacacactggttatagtctggtactagagcacagagacacactggttatagtctggtactagagcacagagacacactggttatagtctgggactagagcccagagacacactggttatagtctggtactagagcccagacacactggttatagtctggtactagagcccagacacactggttatagtctggtactagagcccagagacacactggttatagtctggtactagagcccagacacactggttatagtctggtactagagcccagacacactggttatagtctggtactagagcccagacacactggttatagtctggtacagcacagacacactggttatagtctggtactagagcccagacacactggttatagtctggtactagagcccagacacactggttatagtctggtactagagcccagacacactggttatagtctggtactagaccTCGGAGACTCTCTGTCTTACCCAGTGCGGTGCCGTATCCTGCCGTGGCCAGTGACCCGGTGTTGCAGTGAGTTAAGATAGTGACAGAGTCTCGGGGAACACCAGACAGGATGTGTTGAGCTCCGTAGTTACCGATCTTCTTGTTGTCATTGACATCCCGCTCCAGCATCTCCTCGATCCAGCCAATCACACTGCAGAATGGGCGGGGATTAGAGGAGAGGGAGTGTCTGTCATTAAGCAGTCTTCCCTTTTCACCTTCTGATCTACTCTTTAGTTTAGTCCACTTTCATGTTCTGACTgtctggtctccctctctctctctgggtctccctctctctccctacatccatccctccctctctctctctctctctctctctgggtctccctctctgggtctccccctctctctctctctgggtctccccctctctctctctgggtctccccctctctctctctgggtctccccctctctctctctctctatgggtctccccctctctctctgggtctccctctctctctctctctctgggtctccccctctctctctctctctgggtctccccctctctctctctctctgggtctccccctctctctctctctctctgggtctctctctctctctctctctctctgggtctctccctctctctctctctctgggtctcccccccctctctctctctctgggtctcccctctctctctctctctgggtctcccctctctctgggtctcccctctctctctctctctctgggtctccctctctctctctctctctctgggtctcccctctctctctctctctctctctgggtctctctctctctctctctctgggtctccccctctctctctctctgggtctctctctctgggtctccccctctctctctgggtctctctctctctctctctctctgggtctccccctctctctctctctgggtctctctctctctctctctctctctctctctctctctctctctctctctcctccctctctctctctctctctctcctctctctctctctctctctctgggtctctctctctctctctctctctctctctctctctctctctccctcatccatccctctctctctctctccctcatccatccccctctctctctctgtctcctccctctctctctctctctctctgggtctccccctctctctctctctacatccatccctccctctctctctccctcatccatccctctctctctctctctccatccctctctctctctctcatccatctctctctctctccctcatcatccctcctctctctccctacatccatccctccctctctctctccctacatccatccctccctcctctccctacatccatccctcccctctctctcccatcccatctctctctctctctctctctctctctcctctctcatcctctctctctctctctctctctctctctctctctctcctctctctctctctctcctctctctctctctctctctctctctctctctctctctctctctcctctcctctctctctctctctctctctctatccatccctccctccatccatccctccctccatctctctccctgggtctccctctctcctacatccatccctccctctctctctctctctccctacatccatccctccctccatctctctccctgggtctccctctctccctacatccatccctccctctctcctctctcatccctccctacatccatccctctctccctacatccatccctccctctctctctccctacatccatccctccccctctctctccctacatccatccctccctctctctctccctacatccatccctccctctctctctctccctacatccatccctccctctctctctctccctacatccatccctccccctctctccctacatccatccctctctctctctctctccctacatccatccctcctctctctctctctcctccctacatccatccctccctctctctctctctccctacatccatccctccctctctctctccctacatccatccctccctctctctccctacatccatccctccctctctctccctacatccatccctccctctctctctccctacatccatccctccctctctctctccctacatccatccctcccctctctctctccctacatccccctctctctctctctctctctctctctctctcctccctacatccatccctccctccatctccctacatccatccctccctccatccctccctccatctctctccctgggtctccctctctccctacatccatccctccctctctctctctctctccctacatccatccctccctccatctctctccctgggtctccctctctccctacatccatccctccctctctctctctctctctctctctctcctccctacatccatccctctctccctacatccatccctccctctctctctccctacatccatccctccctctctctctctccccctacatccatccctccctctctctccctacatccatccctccctctctctccctacatccatccctccctctctctctccctacatccatccctccctctctctctctccctacatccatccctccctctctctctctccctacatccatccctccctctctctctccctacatccatccctctctctctctctccctacatccatccctcccctctctctctccctccctccatccatccctccctctctctctctctccctacatccatccctccctctctctctccctacatccatccctccctctctctctccctacatccatccctccctctctctctccctacatccatccctccctctctctctccctacatccatccctccctctctctctccctacatccacccccccctctctctctccctacatcccccctctctctctctctctctctctctctctctctctctccctacatccatccctccctccatctccctacatccatccctccctccatccctccctccatctctctccctgggtctccctctctccct is a genomic window of Oncorhynchus keta strain PuntledgeMale-10-30-2019 unplaced genomic scaffold, Oket_V2 Un_contig_2546_pilon_pilon, whole genome shotgun sequence containing:
- the LOC127922371 gene encoding methylthioribose-1-phosphate isomerase, producing the protein MTLEAIRYRAGSLQILNQLLLPQETVFDEVRTVQDGYEAIKSMKVRGAPAIAIVGCLSLAVELRAGAGGNDPVTFIRESLCHLTSARPTAVNMGRAARELMEFAENESMEKNPEQLTESVIGWIEEMLERDVNDNKKIGNYGAQHILSGVPRDSVTILTHCNTGSLATAGYGTALGVVRSLHALGRLKRMYCTETRPYNQGARLTAYEAVAEGFPATLITDSMAALTMREKSITAVVVGADRVVANGDTANKIGTYQLAIAAKHHGIPFYVAAPSTSCDLSLESGRHIVIEERPAEELTSINGVPIAAPGVCV